Proteins co-encoded in one Arachis hypogaea cultivar Tifrunner chromosome 13, arahy.Tifrunner.gnm2.J5K5, whole genome shotgun sequence genomic window:
- the LOC112792784 gene encoding actin-depolymerizing factor 3-like gives MANAASGIAVHDDCKLRFLELKTKRTHRFIVFKIEENQKQVIVEKLGEPAQGYEDFAACLPPNECRYAIYDFEFLTEGNVPKSRIFFIAWSPDTSRVRSKMIYASSKDRFKRELDGIQVELQATDPSEMDLEVIKSRAN, from the exons ATG GCAAATGCAGCTTCCGGAATTGCGGTCCATGATGACTGCAAGTTGCGGTTTTTGGAGCTCAAGACAAAAAGGACTCACAGGTTCATAGTTTTCAAGATTGAGGAGAATCAGAAGCAAGTCATTGTGGAGAAGCTTGGTGAGCCAGCTCAAGGCTACGAAGATTTCGCTGCTTGCCTCCCTCCTAATGAGTGCCGCTATGCTATATATGATTTCGAGTTCTTAACCGAAGGCAATGTCCCCAAGAGCAGGATTTTCTTCATTGCTTG GTCTCCTGACACATCAAGGGTTAGAAGCAAGATGATTTATGCAAGCTCCAAAGACAGGTTCAAGAGGGAACTCGATGGGATTCAAGTAGAGTTGCAAGCAACTGATCCTTCTGAGATGGATCTTGAGGTGATCAAGAGCCGCGCCAACTAA
- the LOC112792786 gene encoding uncharacterized protein, whose amino-acid sequence MHASMQDVAGGGGSSSRNGNQTRKVMVVADPTRESAAALQYALSHAVVDHDELILLHVENPNSWRNTLSTILKMPSLGSTTTASLDVGGGGAAAEGEGGAVDFLEEMKHACKAAQPKVNVRVMKVEMDKDRGTTILSQSKTQKVDVIVIGQKRNITSALLGYRRSGGGSSMMKGGRILDTAEYLIQNSTCTCVAVQRKGQQGGYVLNTKTQRNFWLLA is encoded by the exons ATGCATGCGAGTATGCAAGATGTAGCAGGGGGAGGAGGAAGTAGTAGTAGGAATGGGAATCAAACACGGAAGGTGATGGTTGTGGCTGATCCAACGAGGGAATCGGCGGCTGCGCTCCAATACGCGCTGTCTCACGCGGTGGTGGATCACGACGAGTTGATCCTCTTGCATGTTGAGAACCCTAATTCGTGGCGCAATACACTCTCAACCATCCTCAAGATGCCTTCATTAGGGAGTACCACCACTGCCTCTTTGGACGTCGGAGGTGGCGGTGCAGCGGCGGAGGGCGAAGGTGGTGCTGTGGATTTTCTCGAGGAGATGAAGCACGCTTGTAAGGCAGCTCAGCCTAAGGTTAATGTGCGCGTGATGAAGGTGGAGAtggataaagatagaggtaccaCAATCCTCTCCCAAAGCAAAACGCAAAAGGTTGATGTCATAGTTATAGGCCAAAAGCGCAATATTACTTCAGCACTGTTAGG ATATAGGAGATCAGGGGGAGGGTCGTCAATGATGAAGGGAGGAAGAATATTAGACACAGCAGAGTATTTGATCCAAAACAGCACTTGCACTTGTGTCGCTGTGCAAAGAAAAGGACAGCAAGGAGGCTATGTTCTCAACACTAAAACCCAGAGAAATTTCTGGCTCTTAGCCTAA
- the LOC112792785 gene encoding probable inactive poly [ADP-ribose] polymerase SRO2 isoform X2 yields the protein MEQINILVSKGLMNILEVENEEYQLVKNGFLKGMGFMGNVTNVMAIHKNNVASSLTRQARLHSFMIFSKAVATKCGGDPNVRYAWYGSSLDDLKQIVSLGFHDDHYHNHSHGVGISLFSAKYSIDSAMCTMEDENGLRHVMLCRVIVGKVEAVPDGSNQSHPSSIHYDTGVDDISAPTRHIIWPAFINSHIHPDYIVSFKYTYMKDPQVYRGQNPQSKYVLFPNLMARVSNRLKPLQMSYLLGSYRLYQERKISRELWVKDVRSIIGDPLLREVISESSGNLQLL from the exons ATGGAGCAAATTAATATTTTGGTCAGCAAGGGCCTAATGAACATATTAGAAGTTGAGAATGAAGAATACCAATTAGTTAAGAATGGTTTCTTAAAGGGTATGGGATTCATGGGGAATGTTACTAATGTGATGGCTATACATAAGAACAATGTTGCATCTAGCTTGACAAGGCAAGCACGTTTGCACTCCTTTATGATTTTCTCGAAGGCGGTAGCAACCAAGTGTGGTGGGGATCCTAATGTGAGGTATGCTTGGTATGGTAGCTCTCTGGATGACCTCAAACAgattgtatctcttggattccatgATGATCATTATCATAATCACTCTCATGGTGTTGGGATTTCCCTATTTTCTGCCAAATATTCCATTGACAG TGCAATGTGCACAATGGAAGATGAAAATGGTTTGAGACACGTGATGCTGTGTAGAGTGATAGTAGGGAAGGTGGAAGCTGTTCCTGATGGTTCAAATCAGAGCCACCCTAGTTCAATCCATTATGACACTGGTGTTGATGATATTTCAGCACCTACAAGACATATCATATGGCCTGCTTTCATTAATTCACACATTCATCCTGATTATATTGTTAGTTTCAAGTATACTTATATGAAAG ATCCACAGGTATACAGGGGACAAAATCCTCAATCAAAATATGTGTTGTTTCCTAATTTGATGGCAAGAGTCTCAAACCGTTTGAAGCCTTTGCAGATGTCTTATTTACTCGGAAGTTATCGTCTTTACCAA GAACGTAAGATTTCAAGAGAACTATGGGTCAAGGATGTGAGATCCATAATTGGAGACCCACTGCTGCGTGAAGTGATTTCAGAAAGCAGTGGCAATTTGCAACTTCTTTAG
- the LOC112792785 gene encoding probable inactive poly [ADP-ribose] polymerase SRO2 isoform X1 yields MEQINILVSKGLMNILEVENEEYQLVKNGFLKGMGFMGNVTNVMAIHKNNVASSLTRQARLHSFMIFSKAVATKCGGDPNVRYAWYGSSLDDLKQIVSLGFHDDHYHNHSHGVGISLFSAKYSIDSAMCTMEDENGLRHVMLCRVIVGKVEAVPDGSNQSHPSSIHYDTGVDDISAPTRHIIWPAFINSHIHPDYIVSFKYTYMKDPQVYRGQNPQSKYVLFPNLMARVSNRLKPLQMSYLLGSYRLYQVTTTFSHYYYQAFHVHGYSSPGLVVVIDTFNWWLPLGT; encoded by the exons ATGGAGCAAATTAATATTTTGGTCAGCAAGGGCCTAATGAACATATTAGAAGTTGAGAATGAAGAATACCAATTAGTTAAGAATGGTTTCTTAAAGGGTATGGGATTCATGGGGAATGTTACTAATGTGATGGCTATACATAAGAACAATGTTGCATCTAGCTTGACAAGGCAAGCACGTTTGCACTCCTTTATGATTTTCTCGAAGGCGGTAGCAACCAAGTGTGGTGGGGATCCTAATGTGAGGTATGCTTGGTATGGTAGCTCTCTGGATGACCTCAAACAgattgtatctcttggattccatgATGATCATTATCATAATCACTCTCATGGTGTTGGGATTTCCCTATTTTCTGCCAAATATTCCATTGACAG TGCAATGTGCACAATGGAAGATGAAAATGGTTTGAGACACGTGATGCTGTGTAGAGTGATAGTAGGGAAGGTGGAAGCTGTTCCTGATGGTTCAAATCAGAGCCACCCTAGTTCAATCCATTATGACACTGGTGTTGATGATATTTCAGCACCTACAAGACATATCATATGGCCTGCTTTCATTAATTCACACATTCATCCTGATTATATTGTTAGTTTCAAGTATACTTATATGAAAG ATCCACAGGTATACAGGGGACAAAATCCTCAATCAAAATATGTGTTGTTTCCTAATTTGATGGCAAGAGTCTCAAACCGTTTGAAGCCTTTGCAGATGTCTTATTTACTCGGAAGTTATCGTCTTTACCAAGTAACAACAACATTCTCCCATTATTATTACCAAGCTTTCCATGTTCATGGATATTCATCACCTGGATTGGTTGTTGTGATTGACACTTTTAACTGGTGGCTTCCTTTAGGAACGTAA